In Chitinophaga nivalis, a single genomic region encodes these proteins:
- a CDS encoding multicopper oxidase domain-containing protein yields MKRILLLLLLTPQLLAAQHVHPANTIPAAKTVAYDLYIHDTIVNYTGKKVHAMGINGRIPGPVLYFTEGDTAVIRVHNEMMHETSLHWHGLLLPNLMDGVPYLTTPAIRSHTTYTYTIPLRQSGTYWYHSHTMLQEQSGVYGSIVIQPRQPRYKTDGDAVLLFSDWTNESPHEVMHTLRRKDEANEWYAIKKKYPQSLDKLLQHKAWGERVRYAWQKMPPMDLSDVYYHAFLLNGARSLSLAGYAPGSKIRLRVVNGSSSTYMHLQYAGGPLELIAADGVDVQPVKVGRILIGIAETYDFLLTVPATGTSELRATAQDVTGYAAAWLGRGDTIRAPDIPAPDVWRMSGMMALTAVNMPDAMQMDHGNGMDHSLMDMDMNMDTNVMDHTKMNHPPDKQPAQQDTNAMDHTKMNHAAMHHGQSDKMAMAPVNREPSSATEAPVFNYHLLKALHPTAFPTHQPVRRETLRLNGNMYRYVWRINNKTLSAADKLLIKKGEIVQFDLVNETMMNHPMHLHGHYFRVLNKQGDFSPLKHTVDVPPMSTVKIQFEASEDKDWFFHCHVLYHMMTGMARIVSYEGSVRDTALRDFPLKTMLKEDREWLFYGSLAAKSHMAELKANYLNAANAFRLEADANYSGQYEADVSYERYVNDWFRPYIGVTSLRQTYYQLFSGKEVFEQEAELLPVIGVRYTLPFFIESDLRINSQGRVRLALEGEQWLLPRLFFNWQANTDWEYHLDLQYMLGKKWSLSGGYDSRYRWGGGLLWRF; encoded by the coding sequence ATGAAAAGGATTTTGTTGTTACTTCTCCTGACACCGCAGCTACTTGCTGCACAACATGTACATCCTGCAAATACAATACCGGCGGCTAAGACCGTGGCATATGATCTGTATATTCATGACACGATTGTTAACTATACCGGCAAAAAGGTACACGCCATGGGCATCAATGGCCGGATACCTGGTCCTGTATTGTATTTCACGGAGGGAGATACGGCCGTGATCCGGGTGCACAACGAAATGATGCATGAGACTTCCCTCCACTGGCACGGGCTATTACTCCCCAATCTGATGGATGGCGTCCCCTATCTCACGACACCGGCTATACGTTCCCATACTACCTATACCTATACGATTCCGCTGCGGCAATCCGGTACCTATTGGTACCATTCTCATACCATGCTGCAGGAACAAAGCGGTGTATATGGTTCCATTGTGATACAGCCCCGGCAACCGCGGTATAAAACCGATGGCGATGCCGTACTGCTGTTTTCCGACTGGACCAACGAATCGCCGCATGAAGTGATGCATACCCTCCGCCGTAAAGACGAAGCCAATGAATGGTATGCCATTAAAAAAAAGTATCCGCAAAGCCTGGACAAACTGCTGCAACATAAAGCCTGGGGAGAGCGGGTGCGTTATGCGTGGCAAAAGATGCCCCCCATGGACCTCAGTGATGTGTATTATCATGCCTTCCTCTTAAACGGCGCGCGCTCCCTGTCTCTCGCCGGTTATGCACCTGGCAGCAAAATCAGGTTGCGGGTCGTCAACGGTTCTTCTTCTACGTATATGCACCTGCAATATGCCGGTGGCCCCCTGGAGCTGATCGCCGCCGATGGCGTGGATGTGCAGCCGGTGAAAGTCGGGCGTATCCTGATCGGGATTGCGGAAACCTATGATTTCCTGCTAACGGTGCCGGCTACCGGCACCAGCGAGTTAAGGGCTACTGCACAGGATGTGACCGGCTATGCTGCTGCCTGGCTGGGACGCGGCGACACTATCCGTGCGCCGGATATACCTGCTCCCGATGTGTGGCGGATGAGTGGCATGATGGCCCTTACCGCCGTTAACATGCCCGACGCCATGCAAATGGATCATGGCAATGGTATGGACCATTCCCTGATGGATATGGATATGAATATGGACACTAACGTTATGGACCATACGAAAATGAACCATCCTCCTGATAAGCAACCGGCACAGCAGGATACTAACGCCATGGACCATACGAAAATGAATCATGCCGCCATGCATCATGGTCAATCCGATAAAATGGCAATGGCGCCTGTGAACAGGGAGCCATCATCCGCCACGGAGGCGCCGGTATTTAATTACCACCTGCTGAAAGCGCTTCACCCTACTGCATTTCCGACCCATCAACCGGTACGCCGGGAAACGCTGCGGTTAAACGGTAACATGTACCGCTATGTATGGCGGATCAATAATAAAACCCTGTCTGCTGCTGATAAGCTATTGATAAAAAAGGGAGAGATTGTACAGTTCGACCTGGTGAATGAAACCATGATGAACCACCCGATGCACCTGCACGGGCACTATTTCCGGGTGTTGAACAAACAGGGTGATTTTTCACCGCTGAAACATACCGTAGACGTACCGCCGATGAGCACTGTAAAGATTCAGTTTGAAGCCAGTGAAGACAAAGACTGGTTCTTTCACTGCCATGTCTTATATCATATGATGACCGGTATGGCGCGTATCGTTTCGTATGAAGGCAGCGTCAGGGATACCGCCTTACGGGATTTTCCGTTGAAGACCATGCTGAAAGAAGACCGGGAATGGCTGTTTTATGGCAGCCTTGCCGCTAAAAGTCATATGGCCGAACTAAAGGCCAACTACCTCAATGCAGCCAATGCCTTCCGGTTGGAAGCGGATGCCAATTATTCGGGGCAGTACGAAGCGGATGTCAGTTACGAACGTTATGTCAATGATTGGTTCCGGCCTTACATCGGGGTAACCAGTCTGCGGCAAACCTATTACCAGCTGTTCAGCGGCAAGGAGGTCTTTGAGCAGGAAGCGGAGTTGTTGCCGGTCATCGGGGTACGGTATACCCTGCCGTTTTTTATTGAGTCGGATCTGCGCATCAACAGTCAGGGGCGGGTGCGGCTGGCGCTGGAAGGCGAACAGTGGTTGCTGCCGCGTTTATTCTTTAACTGGCAGGCCAATACCGACTGGGAATATCACCTGGATCTCCAGTATATGCTGGGTAAAAAATGGTCGCTTTCCGGTGGCTATGATTCGCGGTACAGATGGGGCGGTGGTTTACTGTGGCGGTTTTAA
- the lepA gene encoding translation elongation factor 4 → MKNIRNFCIIAHIDHGKSTLADRLLEHTKTISDRDMQAQVLDDMDLEREKGITIKSHAIQMNYTAKSGEQYVFNLIDTPGHVDFSYEVSRALAACEGALLLVDAAQGIQAQTISNLYLALENDLEIIPVINKIDMPGAMIEEVKDQIIELIGVKDEDILLASGKTGIGIEEILESIVSRIPAPKGSNDEPLQALIFDSVFNSFRGIIAYFRIFNGTIKKGDKIKFVNTGDEYEADEVGILKLGLEARKEVFTGDVGYIITGIKNAREVKVGDTITLANKPCTEGIKGFQEVKPMVFAGIFPVVTEDFEELRDCMDKLQLNDASLTYELETSQALGFGFRCGFLGMLHMEIIQERLEREFNQTVITTVPNVGFIAHTTNEGTVIVNNPSEMPDPTKLDRIEEPFIRAQIITKPEYIGNIMTLCLGKRGILLNQSYLTTTRVELMFELPLTEIVFDFYDKLKSQTRGYASFDYTPIGFRDSDIVKMDILLNGDKVDALSALIHRSRAQDFGRKLCEKLKELLPRQQFLIAIQAAIGAKIVARENISAMRKDVTAKCYGGDISRKRKLLEKQKEGKKRMRQIGNVEVPQEAFLAVLKLDD, encoded by the coding sequence ATGAAGAATATTCGCAATTTTTGTATCATTGCCCATATTGACCACGGTAAAAGTACCCTGGCTGACCGATTACTGGAACACACCAAAACCATTTCTGACCGCGACATGCAGGCCCAGGTACTGGACGACATGGACCTGGAGAGAGAGAAAGGGATCACCATTAAGAGTCATGCCATCCAGATGAATTACACCGCCAAAAGCGGCGAACAATATGTGTTTAACCTGATTGATACGCCCGGTCACGTAGACTTCTCCTACGAAGTTTCCCGCGCACTGGCCGCCTGTGAAGGCGCCCTGCTGCTGGTAGACGCTGCCCAGGGTATCCAGGCACAAACCATCTCCAACCTGTATCTTGCTTTGGAAAACGACCTCGAAATCATTCCGGTAATCAATAAAATTGATATGCCCGGCGCGATGATTGAAGAAGTGAAAGACCAGATCATAGAACTGATTGGCGTAAAAGACGAAGATATCCTCCTGGCATCCGGTAAAACAGGTATTGGTATTGAAGAAATCCTGGAATCCATTGTGAGCCGCATTCCGGCGCCCAAAGGTAGCAACGATGAACCATTACAGGCACTGATCTTCGATAGCGTATTTAACTCTTTCCGCGGTATCATCGCTTATTTCCGCATCTTCAACGGTACCATCAAAAAAGGAGATAAAATCAAGTTTGTAAATACTGGTGATGAATATGAAGCGGATGAAGTAGGTATCCTCAAACTCGGACTGGAAGCCAGAAAAGAAGTATTTACCGGCGACGTAGGTTATATCATCACAGGTATCAAAAATGCCCGTGAAGTAAAAGTAGGGGATACCATCACCCTGGCTAACAAACCGTGTACAGAAGGCATCAAGGGATTCCAGGAAGTAAAACCCATGGTATTTGCCGGTATCTTCCCGGTAGTTACCGAAGACTTCGAGGAGCTGCGCGACTGCATGGATAAACTGCAGCTGAACGACGCTTCCCTGACCTACGAACTGGAAACCTCCCAGGCATTGGGCTTTGGCTTCCGTTGCGGATTCCTGGGTATGCTCCACATGGAAATCATACAGGAACGCCTGGAAAGGGAGTTTAACCAGACGGTAATTACTACCGTACCCAACGTAGGTTTTATTGCCCACACCACCAACGAAGGCACAGTCATCGTAAATAACCCCAGTGAAATGCCCGACCCTACCAAACTGGACAGGATCGAAGAGCCTTTCATCCGGGCGCAGATCATCACCAAACCGGAATACATCGGTAACATCATGACCCTGTGTCTCGGTAAACGTGGTATTCTGCTGAACCAGAGCTACCTGACCACTACCCGGGTAGAGCTGATGTTTGAACTGCCGCTGACAGAGATCGTATTTGACTTTTATGATAAACTGAAGAGTCAGACCCGTGGCTATGCTTCATTTGACTATACACCTATCGGTTTCCGTGACAGTGATATCGTGAAAATGGACATCCTGCTGAACGGTGATAAAGTGGATGCATTGAGCGCCCTGATTCACCGCAGCCGTGCTCAGGACTTCGGTCGTAAACTGTGTGAGAAGCTGAAAGAGCTGTTGCCACGTCAGCAGTTCCTCATCGCTATCCAGGCTGCTATCGGTGCGAAAATCGTAGCGCGTGAAAACATCAGTGCGATGCGTAAAGACGTTACCGCTAAATGTTATGGTGGTGATATCTCCCGTAAACGTAAACTCCTGGAGAAACAGAAAGAAGGTAAAAAGCGTATGCGCCAGATCGGTAACGTAGAAGTACCGCAGGAAGCATTCCTGGCAGTACTGAAATTAGACGATTAA
- a CDS encoding acyl-CoA-binding protein, with the protein MDLKQQFEAAKELSKSLPTKPSNEILLQLYSLYKQGSTGDVDTDPPSNPFDFVEKAKHEAWSGLKGKTQEAAMQEYIDLVNRLKQ; encoded by the coding sequence ATGGACCTGAAGCAACAATTTGAAGCAGCCAAGGAATTAAGTAAAAGCTTGCCCACGAAGCCATCCAATGAGATCCTGTTACAGTTATATTCTCTCTATAAACAAGGTTCTACCGGAGATGTGGATACAGATCCGCCATCCAATCCGTTTGATTTTGTGGAGAAAGCCAAACACGAAGCCTGGTCTGGCCTGAAAGGAAAAACCCAAGAGGCGGCCATGCAGGAATACATTGACCTGGTGAACCGGCTGAAACAATAA
- the rocD gene encoding ornithine--oxo-acid transaminase, with the protein MIPAYTISEKTQHFLALEEQYGAHNYHPLPVVLERGEGVHLWDVDGKRYYDFLSGYSAVNQGHCHPKIIATLIAQAQKLTLTSRAFYNDLLGEYSRFITQYFGYDKVLPMNTGVEAVETALKLCRHWAYIVKGVPENAAKIIVCANNFHGRTLNVISFSTDPTARNNFGPFISGYEVIPYNDLPALAKALQDKNVAGFLVEPIQGEAGVMVPDEGYLSKAFQYCRDANVLFIADEIQTGLARTGKMLACDHENVRPDILILGKALSGGTLPVSAVLADDEIMLTIKPGEHGSTYGGNPLACKVAITALQVLKDEKLAENAAAMGQLLRQGLLDLQSPYISLVRGKGLLNAIVIKHKDPEAAWDLCLTLKENGLLAKPTHGDKIRFAPPLTITAAQIAECVQIIKKSLDEALS; encoded by the coding sequence ATGATACCAGCATATACAATAAGCGAAAAGACACAGCATTTTCTGGCACTGGAAGAACAGTATGGCGCGCACAATTACCATCCGTTACCGGTAGTACTTGAGCGCGGAGAAGGTGTTCATTTATGGGATGTTGATGGCAAACGTTACTACGATTTTTTATCTGGTTATTCTGCAGTTAACCAGGGACACTGTCACCCCAAAATTATTGCGACCCTGATAGCACAGGCGCAAAAGCTCACCCTTACTTCCCGGGCCTTTTATAATGACCTGTTGGGCGAATACTCCCGGTTCATTACCCAATACTTCGGGTATGACAAAGTATTACCGATGAACACCGGCGTGGAAGCCGTTGAAACGGCCCTGAAACTTTGCCGTCACTGGGCATACATCGTCAAAGGTGTTCCTGAAAATGCGGCTAAAATCATTGTATGCGCCAATAACTTCCACGGCCGTACGTTAAATGTCATTTCATTCAGTACAGATCCCACAGCACGTAATAACTTCGGACCTTTCATCAGTGGTTACGAGGTCATTCCCTATAATGACCTGCCCGCACTGGCAAAGGCCTTACAGGATAAAAATGTAGCCGGGTTCCTGGTAGAACCTATACAGGGTGAAGCCGGTGTAATGGTACCGGATGAAGGGTATTTATCCAAAGCCTTTCAGTATTGCCGCGATGCCAATGTATTGTTCATTGCAGATGAAATCCAGACAGGACTTGCCCGTACCGGTAAGATGCTGGCCTGCGACCATGAAAATGTGCGGCCGGATATCCTTATCCTTGGAAAAGCTTTATCTGGTGGAACCTTACCGGTGAGTGCCGTATTAGCCGACGACGAAATTATGCTGACCATTAAACCAGGTGAACACGGTTCTACCTATGGTGGCAACCCGTTGGCCTGTAAAGTGGCGATCACGGCATTACAGGTACTAAAGGACGAAAAGCTGGCGGAAAATGCGGCAGCCATGGGACAACTGCTACGGCAGGGATTACTGGATCTGCAATCGCCCTATATTTCCCTGGTACGCGGTAAAGGCTTGCTGAATGCTATTGTTATCAAACATAAAGATCCGGAAGCGGCGTGGGATTTATGCCTGACGCTCAAGGAAAACGGCCTGCTGGCAAAGCCTACGCACGGCGATAAAATAAGATTTGCACCACCCCTCACCATTACCGCAGCACAGATTGCGGAGTGTGTGCAGATCATCAAAAAGAGTCTCGATGAGGCTTTGAGCTAA
- a CDS encoding VIT1/CCC1 transporter family protein has translation MTTTHKAIRSSGWKTDFIIGFPDGLFLLFFATQVIQVFPMEVQSFYTLQLCIWVAGSILVMFSAFQANKGDTQHDSSLMTEEERIKLQRLDINDHTITHIEQEMEKDARLWEQTLETEQVTEITFNRSRAIQSALFTGFFFLLGGALSLGPYLSNENFPAASQTSMMLVFLGLTTFSFIKAKITAQRPVPVILRYWLTGLGIFLVAWVLHRLI, from the coding sequence ATGACAACAACACACAAAGCCATCCGTAGTTCCGGATGGAAAACAGATTTCATCATTGGCTTTCCGGATGGTCTCTTTCTTTTGTTCTTTGCCACACAGGTAATCCAGGTATTTCCGATGGAAGTACAATCCTTTTATACGCTCCAGCTGTGTATCTGGGTTGCCGGCAGCATACTGGTGATGTTCAGTGCCTTTCAGGCCAATAAAGGGGATACACAGCATGATAGCTCCCTGATGACTGAGGAGGAACGCATAAAACTGCAACGGCTGGATATCAACGACCATACCATTACACACATTGAGCAGGAAATGGAAAAGGATGCCCGGCTGTGGGAACAAACACTGGAAACAGAGCAGGTAACAGAAATAACGTTTAACCGTTCCCGTGCCATACAAAGCGCGTTGTTTACCGGCTTTTTTTTCCTGTTGGGCGGCGCCCTCTCTTTAGGGCCTTATCTGTCTAATGAAAATTTTCCGGCGGCATCACAAACGAGTATGATGCTGGTATTTCTGGGGCTCACAACTTTTAGTTTTATCAAAGCTAAAATCACGGCGCAACGGCCGGTACCTGTTATCTTACGTTACTGGCTCACCGGACTGGGGATCTTCCTGGTTGCCTGGGTATTGCACCGCCTGATATAA
- a CDS encoding methyltransferase family protein, with product MNTCMWISFVGWALFIVCWGLLRNATKENVQHRTRQQQVMAFMGYVLAFVLLYLPVFINNRVRILPATAGWQLTGAVLCIVGIGLCIWSRLMLGVNWSGGVAAKKAHELIVSGPYHWVRHPIYTGFIMALAGTCLVTGSWPGMFITVLYTLGLCVKIGAEEKLLCDLFPDAYSHYQQRTHRLIPFLW from the coding sequence ATGAATACCTGCATGTGGATTTCTTTTGTTGGCTGGGCCCTGTTTATTGTTTGTTGGGGGCTACTCCGGAATGCGACCAAAGAAAATGTACAACATAGAACCAGGCAGCAGCAAGTCATGGCCTTTATGGGCTACGTACTGGCGTTTGTGTTATTATATCTTCCGGTGTTTATCAATAACAGGGTACGCATATTACCCGCTACGGCTGGCTGGCAGCTAACCGGCGCGGTGTTATGTATAGTGGGCATTGGTTTGTGTATCTGGTCGCGGCTGATGTTGGGCGTGAACTGGAGTGGCGGCGTGGCGGCGAAGAAAGCGCATGAGCTGATTGTGAGCGGCCCATACCATTGGGTCAGACATCCCATCTATACCGGATTTATCATGGCTTTGGCCGGCACCTGTCTGGTTACCGGCAGCTGGCCCGGTATGTTCATAACGGTACTGTATACACTGGGTTTATGTGTGAAGATAGGGGCAGAAGAAAAATTACTATGCGATCTCTTCCCGGATGCCTACAGTCACTATCAGCAGCGCACACACCGACTGATCCCTTTTTTATGGTGA
- a CDS encoding exonuclease → MVDVESDGPIPGDYSMISFGAILVNEQLDQTFYGQLKPISDRFIPEALAVSRHSREATLAFEDPAVVMTRFQHWIAATCHDRPIFISDNNGFDWMFICWYFHHFIGSNPFGHSSQNLGSLYKGLTKDTFRSFKHLRKTAHTHHPVDDARGNAEALLTMKKNDGLKIKL, encoded by the coding sequence ATGGTGGACGTCGAGAGTGATGGCCCTATACCTGGCGATTATTCTATGATTTCTTTTGGCGCAATACTGGTAAATGAACAGTTAGACCAAACCTTTTACGGACAACTCAAACCAATATCAGATCGCTTTATTCCGGAAGCACTGGCCGTTTCCCGCCATTCCCGCGAGGCCACCCTGGCCTTTGAGGATCCTGCCGTGGTGATGACCCGTTTCCAGCACTGGATTGCGGCCACCTGCCACGACCGGCCCATTTTTATCAGCGACAACAATGGTTTCGACTGGATGTTTATCTGCTGGTACTTTCATCACTTTATTGGGAGCAACCCATTCGGTCATAGTTCCCAGAACCTCGGCAGCCTTTACAAAGGATTAACGAAAGATACGTTTCGGTCTTTCAAACACCTGCGTAAAACGGCACATACGCATCATCCCGTGGATGATGCGCGAGGCAATGCAGAGGCCTTGCTGACCATGAAAAAAAACGACGGACTGAAAATAAAACTGTAA
- a CDS encoding LytR/AlgR family response regulator transcription factor — protein MNPIQVIIVDDERAAREEMKRALQMYPDITVVGEAQHADDACELIRTKKPDLVFLDIQLPEKDGFALLAALETVPEVIFTTAYHQYAVQAFDCNALDYLMKPIREERLEKALEKVREKLMHKTEQQQTLSMNRRIFIREGTYSYYIRIGDIYLAESVGNYARLYFQDKKTYLKTSLNLLEEKLDIHFFFRINRTQLVNIDFITRVHPLAGGRLQLTLQNGQLLEVSGRQAVKFRTRL, from the coding sequence ATGAACCCGATACAGGTGATCATCGTGGACGATGAAAGAGCGGCCCGCGAAGAAATGAAAAGAGCGCTGCAGATGTATCCGGATATAACTGTCGTCGGAGAAGCACAACATGCGGATGATGCCTGTGAACTGATCCGCACGAAAAAACCAGACCTGGTTTTTTTAGATATTCAGTTGCCGGAAAAAGACGGCTTTGCATTGCTGGCAGCTTTGGAAACAGTGCCGGAAGTGATTTTTACAACGGCTTATCATCAGTATGCAGTACAGGCTTTTGATTGTAACGCACTGGACTATCTGATGAAACCTATCCGGGAAGAGCGGCTGGAAAAGGCATTGGAGAAAGTCCGGGAAAAACTAATGCATAAAACGGAGCAACAGCAAACGCTTTCCATGAACCGCCGCATTTTCATCCGGGAAGGAACGTACAGCTATTATATTCGTATCGGCGACATCTACCTCGCGGAGTCGGTTGGTAATTACGCCCGGTTGTATTTTCAGGATAAAAAAACGTATCTCAAAACTTCGCTCAATTTACTGGAGGAAAAACTGGATATACATTTTTTCTTCCGGATCAACAGAACCCAGCTGGTGAATATCGATTTTATTACCCGCGTGCATCCGCTCGCAGGCGGGCGGTTACAACTAACCCTGCAAAACGGGCAGCTGCTGGAGGTTTCGGGCCGTCAGGCTGTAAAGTTCAGAACCCGGTTGTAA
- a CDS encoding sensor histidine kinase, with translation MQQQKHKRLSWYWQCQLIGWSVAAIYWELDAFRVTPYFRLDLALFHFVADVAVNILLTHAYRHYARQHQWDTLLPAALVKRLIPAICLLALAFMLTVNIRFYLVGLYFRPDDTGSFVAYLWQHAWIPFIAGLRMMAIWVLAYHLYQYSRREIRMARENARLTIIAREAQLSRLEAQLNPHFFFNSLNNIKSLIAENPSSARRAIDLLSDLLRSALYETSDKLVPVSQEISLVKDYLELEKLRFENRLHYQWQIADTVLPCLIPPMSIHILVENAIKHGIAKRKEGGAIMISMEKTVACITIRVQQPGTLTPDKNNTGLGIRNLSERLQLQYNGLATFSLEALPEETVLATILIPAI, from the coding sequence ATGCAGCAACAAAAACATAAACGACTTTCCTGGTACTGGCAATGCCAGCTGATAGGATGGTCAGTGGCAGCGATCTACTGGGAGCTGGACGCCTTCCGGGTAACGCCGTATTTCCGGCTGGACCTGGCGCTGTTTCATTTTGTGGCAGATGTAGCGGTGAATATACTCCTTACCCATGCCTACCGGCATTATGCCCGGCAACATCAATGGGATACCCTGTTGCCGGCAGCACTGGTCAAACGGCTTATTCCGGCAATATGCCTGCTGGCATTGGCATTCATGCTAACGGTAAACATTCGCTTTTACCTGGTAGGCTTGTATTTCCGGCCAGATGATACCGGATCATTTGTTGCCTACCTCTGGCAACATGCCTGGATTCCGTTTATAGCCGGACTGCGTATGATGGCAATCTGGGTACTGGCCTATCACCTGTATCAGTACAGCCGCCGGGAAATCAGGATGGCCCGGGAAAATGCCCGGTTGACCATCATTGCCCGGGAAGCCCAGTTAAGCCGGCTGGAAGCACAGCTGAATCCACATTTCTTTTTTAATTCCCTGAACAACATTAAATCACTGATAGCCGAAAATCCGTCATCCGCACGGCGCGCGATAGACCTGTTATCGGATCTGCTGCGTAGTGCGTTGTATGAGACCAGCGACAAACTGGTACCTGTCAGCCAGGAAATCAGTCTGGTAAAGGATTACCTGGAACTGGAAAAACTCCGGTTTGAAAACCGCCTGCATTATCAGTGGCAGATTGCCGACACAGTGTTACCTTGCCTGATACCTCCCATGAGTATACATATCCTGGTGGAAAATGCCATTAAACATGGTATCGCCAAACGGAAGGAGGGTGGAGCCATTATGATCAGTATGGAAAAAACAGTTGCCTGTATCACTATCCGGGTACAACAGCCCGGTACATTAACACCGGATAAAAACAACACCGGCCTGGGTATCCGCAACCTGTCTGAACGACTGCAGCTGCAGTACAACGGCCTGGCTACCTTTAGTCTGGAAGCGCTGCCGGAGGAAACCGTATTGGCCACCATCTTAATTCCGGCGATATGA
- a CDS encoding GNAT family N-acetyltransferase: MPPFDFTDFPVLTTPRLLLRKPLATDAAVIQIIRSDKQVNRYLDRPAEINAEQAAVFITRIIKGVAANQWLYWMITLKDSQEAIGSICYWNFSPDQTIIEIGYELLPDYHGQGIMQEAFGVVLEYGLTQLRPAAIMAYPRVDNQRSRRLLEKYHFEHILEAAEKRDHHEQTYQLLNTRYTSPVA; encoded by the coding sequence ATGCCTCCGTTTGATTTTACTGATTTTCCGGTACTCACCACCCCGCGTTTGTTGTTGAGAAAGCCACTGGCAACAGATGCGGCCGTGATACAAATAATCCGCTCCGATAAGCAGGTAAACCGCTATCTCGACCGGCCGGCTGAAATTAATGCCGAACAGGCAGCTGTTTTTATTACCCGGATTATTAAAGGGGTGGCAGCTAACCAATGGCTGTATTGGATGATTACTTTAAAGGATAGTCAGGAGGCCATTGGCTCTATCTGTTACTGGAATTTTTCACCGGATCAAACCATTATTGAAATCGGCTATGAACTGCTCCCTGACTATCATGGTCAGGGTATCATGCAGGAAGCTTTCGGCGTAGTACTGGAATACGGATTGACACAGTTACGTCCGGCCGCTATCATGGCCTATCCGCGGGTCGATAACCAACGATCCAGGCGCCTGCTGGAAAAGTATCACTTTGAACACATCCTGGAGGCTGCCGAAAAACGGGATCACCACGAACAAACCTATCAGCTGCTGAATACCCGTTATACCTCACCTGTAGCATAA
- a CDS encoding GlxA family transcriptional regulator, with product MKHVSILVPRGHTSLTNIEGTHQILSEVNNFMAMQGRDPLFKIQLVGLSKETSQRNGLFTVKPDILISELEKTDLIIIPALMGDPVVAMDLNQELLPWITTQYENGAEVASFCIGTFFLAATGLLDGKQCATHWRLANEFRNAFPNALLVDDKIMTEEDGIFTSGGAYSYLNLLLYLIEKYAGRDIAILTSKAFMIDIDRISQSPFIMFQGQKSHEDEPVKQAQEFIEKNFHEKITVDQLASMLALGRRSLERRFKKATCNTVTEYIQRVKMEAAKKGLETGRKNINELMYDVGYSDTKSFRGTFKRITGLSPIEYRNKYNKEAVSNN from the coding sequence ATGAAACACGTCTCAATTCTTGTGCCCCGCGGGCATACCAGTTTAACCAACATTGAAGGCACCCATCAGATACTATCTGAAGTGAATAACTTTATGGCCATGCAAGGCAGAGATCCCCTGTTTAAGATCCAGCTGGTAGGACTTTCGAAAGAAACCAGCCAGCGCAACGGACTATTTACCGTTAAACCGGATATCCTGATCAGTGAGCTGGAAAAAACAGATCTGATCATTATCCCGGCTTTAATGGGCGACCCGGTGGTAGCCATGGACCTCAATCAGGAACTGCTGCCCTGGATCACTACACAATACGAAAATGGTGCGGAAGTAGCCAGCTTCTGTATCGGCACCTTTTTCCTGGCGGCAACCGGCCTGCTGGACGGCAAGCAATGTGCTACCCACTGGCGGCTGGCCAATGAATTCAGAAATGCATTCCCCAATGCCCTGTTGGTAGACGACAAGATCATGACGGAAGAAGATGGTATCTTCACCAGTGGTGGTGCCTACTCTTATCTCAACCTGCTGTTGTACCTGATTGAAAAGTATGCCGGCCGCGATATTGCCATCCTGACTTCCAAGGCATTTATGATCGATATTGACCGTATCAGTCAATCGCCGTTTATTATGTTCCAGGGCCAGAAATCGCATGAAGATGAACCGGTAAAACAGGCGCAGGAATTTATAGAGAAAAACTTCCATGAGAAAATAACGGTAGACCAGCTGGCCAGTATGCTGGCACTGGGCCGCAGAAGCCTCGAACGCCGCTTCAAAAAAGCCACCTGTAATACCGTGACGGAATATATCCAGCGCGTAAAAATGGAAGCCGCCAAAAAAGGATTGGAAACCGGCCGCAAAAATATCAATGAACTGATGTATGATGTAGGCTATTCTGATACCAAATCATTCAGAGGTACATTCAAAAGAATTACCGGATTATCTCCCATTGAATACCGGAATAAATACAATAAGGAAGCGGTGAGCAACAATTGA